CGACAACTTCTCTGTTCCCGCCTTTCTGGGTATTTCCTCCGGAGTTCCGGTGCTGAGTACCTACATCTACGAAAAGGCCATCGGCTTCGGCCCCTCATCCTTTTCCGACGCCGCCGTCCTCTCGGTGCTACTGTCCGTTATCGCTGTGGCCGGAATTCTCCTTGAAGGAATTTTCACACGGAGAGGAAAGGGGCTGGAGAGTGTGGCGGAGGATCCGTCGGTGCGGATAGAGCTGCCGCCGAAAGCCCGCGCAGTGACGGAATGGTCCCTACTGTGCGGTCTCGCGGCATTCAACATCGTCCCCCTTGTCTTCATGTTTTTGAGCGCTGTGCAGAAGAGCTACGGCCTGGGATACGGAGAAGACAACCTGACCATTGAAAACTTCCGCGCCCTCCTTACCAACGCGGGAGTGATGCGATCCATACGGAACAGCCTTTTTCTTGCCTCCTTGACATGTATCGTCTGCATTGTAGCCGGCACAGCAGCGGCCTATCTCAAGGTACGCAGGAACAGTAGGGCTGTAAAACTGCTGGAGAGAAGCGCTTCCATCACATACGCCATTCCAGGCATCGTGCTGGCTCTCGCCATGATTTTTCACTGGGTGGAACCCCTTCCGGGGATTCGTCCGGGAATCTACGGAACTATGACCATTCTGGCGGTAGCCTATGTCACCCGATACCTTATCCTGCAGATCAAAGGCAGCGTCAATGCCATGCTTACCGTGGAGCCCGCCCTTGAAGAAGCGGCCCTCGCAGGCGGCAGCGGACGGACGTCCCTATGGCTGCATATTCTGATCCCTTTGTTAGCCAGGCCCGTGATGGCAAGTGCATTCCTCATTTTTATCCCCGCCATGACGGAGCTGACACTATCCTCCATACTCTCTGCGGCGGGAACCAAGACCATCGGTCTCACGGTTTTCAACTTCCAGCAGGCGGGAGATTACAGCCTCTCGTCAGCCATGTCCGCCATTATTGTGCTGCTTATTTTGATCGCTTATGGAGCCCTATTTTTGTAC
This genomic stretch from Aminivibrio sp. harbors:
- a CDS encoding iron ABC transporter permease; its protein translation is MTVRALELKPTYGSRLFSALFSGLFYFAVFLVFLAPLLRLLAMSFTEEAGYSFSHYTRLLAEGRTRSAIFNSVIIGVCSTVFSVICGSVFAFLTAYANLKRKNLAEVLILMPFIIPSYVITLSWTGFLSENSVANQWLSAAGIGPVNLYSMGGIIFVQGMCNIPIVYMIVKSMLRRIPVDLEWASMAAGFSRRQTVLRVNLALAAPAVASGGVLSFLAAIDNFSVPAFLGISSGVPVLSTYIYEKAIGFGPSSFSDAAVLSVLLSVIAVAGILLEGIFTRRGKGLESVAEDPSVRIELPPKARAVTEWSLLCGLAAFNIVPLVFMFLSAVQKSYGLGYGEDNLTIENFRALLTNAGVMRSIRNSLFLASLTCIVCIVAGTAAAYLKVRRNSRAVKLLERSASITYAIPGIVLALAMIFHWVEPLPGIRPGIYGTMTILAVAYVTRYLILQIKGSVNAMLTVEPALEEAALAGGSGRTSLWLHILIPLLARPVMASAFLIFIPAMTELTLSSILSAAGTKTIGLTVFNFQQAGDYSLSSAMSAIIVLLILIAYGALFLY